A window of the Fuscovulum sp. genome harbors these coding sequences:
- a CDS encoding LytTR family DNA-binding domain-containing protein, which translates to MSESARTVSPAQVVSTFGSSFYVRSDSAAEYFLHPVFLRFLMLSLGIYTLMDQSDAAQLLVGWQLPMMWLATALTVIASLVVLGGLILRLYLRGVLRRIYTPFLVLPIVILAEITEQSVVQLLQAGDWKTLPDTLTDLTRNMMVVLLLDVMHVLYVVPTHPLAVPRIDGQAKGTPADAPSQRATLVPFQPAIVATEPPVSVEQLPDEAEAVESSIDGEIIRIADRTFAIGEIQSVRTEDHYLNVVTRTTRNMLRAKLSDLDLLHDGRHGVQINRSQWVSFAAIESVVDEENGQITLQMVNGDSATVSRTRRLVFMQLFNGHRTRQA; encoded by the coding sequence ATGAGTGAATCCGCCCGGACTGTTTCCCCCGCACAGGTGGTTTCCACCTTTGGTTCGAGCTTTTACGTTCGTAGCGATTCGGCTGCGGAATACTTTCTTCACCCTGTCTTTCTGCGTTTTCTGATGCTTTCGTTGGGCATCTATACGCTTATGGACCAAAGCGATGCCGCCCAGCTTTTGGTTGGATGGCAATTGCCGATGATGTGGCTGGCGACGGCGCTGACGGTGATCGCGAGCCTTGTCGTGCTGGGTGGTTTGATATTGCGGCTGTATCTGCGCGGCGTTCTGCGCCGCATCTATACGCCGTTCCTGGTGCTGCCCATCGTCATCCTTGCGGAAATCACCGAACAATCGGTTGTGCAACTGTTGCAGGCAGGGGACTGGAAAACCTTGCCCGACACGCTGACAGATCTGACGCGGAACATGATGGTGGTTCTGCTGCTGGATGTCATGCATGTGCTGTATGTTGTGCCGACCCATCCGCTCGCCGTGCCCCGGATAGACGGGCAGGCGAAGGGAACGCCAGCGGATGCGCCGTCACAACGGGCAACCTTGGTACCCTTCCAGCCAGCCATCGTGGCAACAGAGCCGCCGGTGAGCGTGGAGCAGTTGCCGGATGAGGCTGAGGCTGTTGAGAGCAGTATTGATGGCGAGATCATCCGCATCGCGGATCGCACCTTCGCCATCGGGGAAATTCAATCGGTGCGGACCGAGGATCACTACCTGAATGTCGTCACGCGCACCACGCGCAACATGTTGCGGGCAAAGCTTTCAGACCTGGACTTGTTGCATGACGGACGCCATGGGGTGCAGATCAACCGGTCGCAATGGGTGAGCTTTGCGGCGATCGAGTCAGTGGTTGATGAGGAAAACGGTCAGATCACTTTGCAGATGGTGAACGGCGACAGCGCGACCGTGTCGCGCACGCGGCGGCTGGTGTTCATGCAACTGTTCAACGGTCACCGAACCCGGCAGGCCTAG
- a CDS encoding Hint domain-containing protein, with protein MPSSVISNYSPSPNQINTSETGFQSPPKMLTLADGRILYVWANNGISDDLTSMELQARIFNADGTPSTDQISLGQLPAIDGFDGYDWDNLDLDLLNDGRVMLSYVRNTAEGGTDEPIFAVLQPSANNLTVVSGPSTIQQNDTTVFESPPVTTVLDNGNVLFVWAKNGASDDITSMTLQGRIYNPTTGQWVTNEFTVGNQAVDGTDSADMSNLTVTQLTGGNVVIGWARNNAESGFNEPVYTVLDQNGNTVFSTSQIEGNDNETQFTPWESPPVITALPDGRWMAVWVNDGYSDDVNSMTLEGRIFNANGTPATNDFRIGSTAVDGTDTFDKDNVSITALPNGRVVVGYVETFATGGTTYPTFSIVDTATGTVIASDINLANNPSHPFPGPPILMALGDTGRFVAVYGEGDAAFGASYGLKYRIFDSNGNPITNEVTVVGPNGGSSVSGLDNFDWNNVQVNYNATNDTFTIGWGGHSDGSGTGVFSAGPITSNGTSLPYASNNPVDGTAGADQIGPLYRDAQGDEIDGNDGINDLVLAAGGNDTIDGAAGADTLFGGAGDDTFLLNDIDNNSTSVGTGTFNPGSVSPNQINTSTTGFQSPPKMLTLADGRTLYVWANDAIFDDLQTMELQARIFNADGTPATGQISLGQLPAIDGFDGYDWDNLDLDLLNDGRVMLSYVRNTAEGDADEPIFAVLQPSANNLTVVSGPSTIQQNDTTVFESPPVTTVLDNGNVLFVWAKNGASDDITSMTLQGRIYNPTTGQWVTNEFTVGNQAIDGTDTTEVDNLSITQLTGGNVVIGWARNNAETGFNEPVYTVLDQNGNTVFSTSEIEGNDNETQFTPWESPPVITALPDGRWMAVWVNDGYSDDVNTMTLEGRIFNANGTPATNDFRIGSTAVDGTDTFDQDSVSITTLPNGRVVVGYMETFATGGTTYPTFSIVDSATGTVIASDINLATNPGHPFPGPPIITALGDSGYFVAVYGEGDAAFGASHGLKYRVFDSNGNPVSNEITVTNTSGNSSVSGLDNFDWKNVSVVYNDIAKTFTIGWVGHNDGSGTGVFSSGPIDVSSLTGGTPTDDDEEIIGGEDDEALGDLLNLSAKSDAVSVNFTGAEAGRITEQNSGDTATFREIERLQLGSGNDSVTGAGGDEVVDGGAGNDTLLGNMGRDSLTGGAGDDLIDGGADNDTLAGGEGNDTLHGAGGSDTIDGGSGNDVLYGDGGTAPPVPGTTNLIVNGSFEDLTGLGPHPFGFVGNGSIPGWTTTGPNSTIEVFNRNPETGRPASDGQVAVDMEGSPGNINLGQNVQGMVAGETYRLTFDVADSARLPAASDNSVDVYFGGQLIASINPNTEPNYQTITLDLIAGSGDGTNRLEFRGRGVEDNIGVSLDNVRLVQLTGTDPSAIAEGNDSITGGDGNDTIFGQGGNDTITGGSGDSITGGADSDTILIDANAVDALGGRTSGIVVDGGSTGADNDTLDLRGYVSYRNLVQTPDADGNSTSGTVELIDASGGVRTVTFSEIENLLLPPPVDQRDGVVDGANSGELMELGYIDPQGDRITDNADSIRGNLGDDNITAAGGNDTVSGGDGNDIINGQLGDDIVSGDAGSDTLAGGAGNDQLNGGAGDDDIAVGGADTATGGTGDDAFTLDGTDPATDVNTTVDGGSDGTSGNPDDAANGNAGDTLDLSAGTTGQVVNYGVNPENGTVNGLDADAGTDLTFSEIERVLTGSGNDTINGGGSTGPIDVNTGSGNDTVTGGSGNDTIAAGAGDDTVDGGGGNDSIGAGSGDDSVDGGSGDDTLQGNEGQDTITGGQGNDSIDGGADDDSLTGNEGNDTINGGTGEDTLDGGDNDDRLTGGENDDSVIGGAGNDTLAGDSGNDTLDGGTGDDSLGGGSGNDSLTGGQGADTLSGGDGSDTLQGGEGNDSLIGGDGDDDIVAGAGDVAQGGAGDDEFTIDPTLTGTAPITIIGGETLEEAVIDPTNNPSGRTGDVLDLRGLTDVVVVYTNPDPITGTSENGTATFRNSTGQLITVNFSEIETVLTSADGVVDGTGGGDLITPTSGPGGTPYTDPQGDQVDGTDGLNDSIAAAAGNDTVDAGLGNDTVDGGTGNDSLAGGTGDDSLIGNSGADTLDGGAGNDVLEGGLSDDGLTGGADNDTLFGNEGRDTLLGGLGDDSLDGGAEDDSLTGNEGRDTLQGGAGNDTLDGGDDADVLNGNEGEDSILGGGGNDTIDAGADDDTVTGGAGNDSILAGAGDDTVDGGADADTIVGGDGADSLRGADGTDSLTGDAGNDTLDGGAGNDTLAGGEGADSLTGGEGTDSLFGGGNDDDIIVGAGDRAEGGDGDDEFLVNPALTGNGTITVIGGEAGEDLTDPTNGGTGDVLDLRGLTNATVNFTGPESGTATYQNSSGQTVTIVFSEIERVLLDSNGVVDGTTAGDLMTPTSGPGGIPYTDGQGDQIDGTDGLNDTIAAGQGDDTVDAGQGDDTVDGGTGNDSLSGNVGNDSLIGDTGDDTLSGDLDNDTLAGGEGADSLAGGDDDDSLTGNEGNDTLLGGNGNDLLDGGAEADSLAGGAGADTLLGGTGADTLQGGAGADSVTGGAGDDDIIVGGADTAIGNSGDDVFTVDNSDPNLAGQIFGGSDGTDGNPDDAANGNAGDLLDMSSGTTAQTVNYETNPENGNVNGLDGDAGSDITFSEIERVLTGSAGDTVLGAGAQGPINIGTGAGNDSITAGAGNDIIDAGADNDSVAGNGGNDSIIAGSGDDTVDGGAGDDTVDGGTGNDSLVGLAGRDLLTGGDGNDTLDGGAEADTLLGGAGDDSLIGGDGNDSLIGNEGLDTLAGGAGDDTLDGGDENDSLQGGQGNDSLIGGAGDDIVEGNLGNDTILGGEGDDTLSGNEGDDRIDAGAGNDSVLGGDGRDSVTGGIGDDFIKTRATNAIPDEAGPFSDTDPLDDRDTVIGGAGNDTILTGDDGDLIDAGDGDDSVDAGVDDDTILGGEGSDTILGDEGDDSIDGGVGNDLLYGGTPGVTPADLPNDGTDPLPANNEDTVRGGEGDDTIFGFDDNDILAGDAGNDVISGGLDDDSIDGGADNDSLVGDDGNDTLQGGSGNDTLQGGAGRDRVAGGAGTDLLAGGIGADLFVAEGADTITDFDATTGIQGTDGAATDDNDFVDLSSFYNEANLALYNAANPGATFNNPLDWLRADQADGILQGAGGLRIQNGGTAVAGDLLNQENTGVVCFTRGSRILTAEGEKAIEDLAAGDLVLTMDHGYQPIRWIGSSIVEGKGRFAPIVIEAGTLGNSRTLRVSPQHRMLLSGWQAELLFDEPEVLVAAKLLVNDHTIRAEEAAEVEYFHMLFDAHEIVYAEGAPSESFHPGHVGWGALAEAAREEILSLFPQLEDMDFTAYGPSARRSLTAPEARVARDTILGDGLIRAAE; from the coding sequence ATGCCCTCGTCTGTGATCTCGAACTACAGCCCGTCGCCCAACCAGATCAACACATCGGAAACGGGCTTCCAGTCTCCCCCAAAGATGCTGACGCTTGCGGATGGCCGCATACTATACGTCTGGGCGAATAACGGGATCTCGGACGATCTCACCTCGATGGAGCTGCAGGCGCGTATCTTCAACGCCGATGGCACGCCGTCGACAGACCAGATCAGCCTGGGTCAATTGCCCGCCATTGACGGTTTCGATGGCTATGATTGGGATAACCTCGACCTCGATCTTCTGAACGATGGTCGCGTTATGCTGTCCTACGTCCGCAACACGGCAGAGGGCGGCACGGACGAGCCGATCTTCGCGGTGCTGCAACCGTCGGCCAACAACCTGACGGTGGTCTCCGGCCCCTCCACGATCCAGCAGAACGATACGACGGTGTTCGAATCCCCGCCGGTGACCACCGTGCTGGACAATGGCAACGTCCTGTTCGTCTGGGCCAAGAACGGCGCTTCCGACGACATCACCTCGATGACGCTGCAAGGCCGCATCTACAACCCGACCACGGGTCAGTGGGTGACGAACGAATTCACGGTCGGCAACCAGGCTGTTGATGGCACCGACAGCGCTGATATGAGCAACCTCACCGTCACGCAGCTGACCGGTGGCAACGTCGTCATCGGCTGGGCGCGCAACAACGCTGAATCCGGCTTCAACGAACCGGTCTACACGGTGCTGGATCAGAACGGGAACACCGTTTTCTCCACGTCCCAGATCGAAGGCAACGACAACGAAACGCAGTTCACGCCGTGGGAATCCCCGCCCGTGATCACCGCGCTGCCCGATGGCCGTTGGATGGCTGTCTGGGTCAACGATGGCTATTCCGACGACGTCAACTCGATGACGCTGGAAGGCCGGATCTTCAACGCCAACGGCACCCCGGCCACCAACGATTTCCGCATCGGTTCCACCGCCGTCGATGGCACCGATACCTTTGACAAGGACAATGTCTCCATCACCGCGCTTCCGAACGGGCGTGTCGTCGTGGGCTATGTCGAAACCTTCGCGACGGGTGGCACTACCTATCCGACCTTCTCCATCGTCGACACAGCGACCGGCACGGTCATTGCGTCGGATATCAACCTCGCCAACAACCCCAGCCATCCCTTCCCGGGGCCGCCGATCCTTATGGCGCTGGGCGATACCGGCCGTTTCGTGGCCGTCTATGGCGAAGGCGATGCAGCTTTCGGCGCCTCCTACGGGCTGAAATACCGCATCTTCGACAGCAACGGTAACCCGATCACGAATGAGGTCACGGTCGTCGGCCCGAATGGCGGGTCCTCTGTTTCCGGCCTCGACAACTTTGACTGGAACAATGTCCAGGTCAATTACAACGCAACCAACGACACCTTCACCATCGGCTGGGGCGGGCACTCTGACGGCAGCGGCACAGGCGTCTTCTCTGCCGGTCCGATCACCTCGAACGGCACCTCTCTGCCCTATGCTTCCAACAACCCTGTCGACGGCACCGCGGGCGCAGATCAGATCGGCCCCCTCTATAGAGATGCCCAAGGGGATGAGATCGACGGAAACGACGGGATCAACGATCTGGTTCTTGCCGCCGGCGGGAACGACACGATCGACGGTGCCGCTGGTGCCGACACGCTGTTTGGCGGCGCGGGTGACGATACGTTCCTCCTGAACGACATTGACAACAACTCCACCTCGGTGGGGACCGGCACGTTCAACCCCGGATCCGTCTCGCCCAACCAGATCAACACGTCGACTACCGGCTTCCAGTCTCCGCCCAAGATGCTGACGCTTGCGGATGGCCGCACGCTCTATGTCTGGGCGAACGATGCGATCTTTGACGATCTCCAAACGATGGAGCTGCAGGCCCGCATCTTCAACGCCGATGGCACGCCTGCAACCGGCCAGATCAGCCTTGGCCAACTGCCCGCCATCGACGGTTTCGATGGCTATGACTGGGACAACCTCGACCTCGATCTTCTGAACGATGGTCGCGTTATGCTGTCCTACGTCCGCAACACGGCAGAGGGCGACGCGGACGAGCCGATCTTCGCGGTGCTGCAACCGTCGGCGAACAACCTGACGGTGGTCTCCGGCCCCTCCACGATCCAGCAGAACGATACGACGGTGTTCGAATCCCCGCCGGTGACCACCGTGCTGGACAATGGCAACGTCCTGTTCGTCTGGGCCAAGAACGGCGCTTCCGACGACATCACCTCGATGACGCTTCAAGGCCGCATCTACAACCCGACCACGGGTCAGTGGGTGACGAACGAATTCACGGTCGGCAACCAGGCGATCGACGGCACCGATACGACCGAGGTCGACAACCTTTCGATCACGCAGCTGACCGGTGGCAACGTCGTCATCGGCTGGGCGCGCAACAACGCCGAAACCGGCTTCAATGAACCGGTCTACACAGTGCTGGATCAGAACGGGAATACCGTTTTCTCCACGTCCGAAATCGAAGGCAACGACAACGAAACGCAGTTCACGCCGTGGGAATCCCCGCCCGTGATCACCGCGCTGCCCGATGGCCGCTGGATGGCTGTCTGGGTCAACGATGGCTATTCCGACGACGTCAACACGATGACGCTGGAAGGCCGGATCTTTAACGCCAACGGCACCCCGGCCACCAACGATTTCCGCATCGGCTCTACGGCGGTGGACGGCACTGACACCTTCGATCAGGACAGTGTTTCCATCACGACGCTTCCGAACGGGCGTGTCGTCGTGGGTTACATGGAAACCTTCGCGACGGGTGGCACCACCTATCCGACCTTCTCCATCGTCGACAGCGCAACCGGAACGGTCATTGCGTCGGATATCAACCTCGCCACCAACCCGGGCCATCCCTTCCCGGGGCCGCCGATCATCACGGCGCTTGGCGACAGCGGTTATTTCGTGGCCGTCTATGGCGAAGGTGACGCGGCTTTCGGCGCTTCGCACGGGCTGAAATACCGCGTCTTCGACAGCAACGGTAACCCGGTTTCGAACGAGATCACGGTCACGAACACGTCCGGCAACAGCTCTGTTTCCGGCCTCGACAACTTTGACTGGAAGAATGTTTCGGTCGTCTACAACGACATCGCCAAGACCTTCACCATCGGTTGGGTCGGTCATAACGATGGCAGCGGCACGGGTGTGTTCTCCTCCGGTCCGATCGATGTGTCCAGCCTGACAGGCGGCACCCCGACCGACGATGACGAAGAAATCATCGGTGGCGAAGATGACGAAGCGTTGGGTGACCTGCTGAATCTTTCCGCAAAGTCCGATGCTGTGTCCGTCAACTTCACTGGGGCAGAGGCGGGCCGCATCACCGAACAGAACAGCGGCGATACCGCGACCTTCCGCGAAATCGAACGCCTCCAGCTGGGGTCGGGCAATGACTCCGTCACCGGTGCAGGCGGGGATGAGGTCGTTGACGGCGGTGCAGGCAACGACACCCTCCTTGGCAACATGGGCCGTGACTCGCTGACCGGCGGTGCGGGCGATGACCTGATCGATGGCGGCGCAGACAATGACACGCTGGCCGGCGGCGAAGGCAACGACACGCTGCATGGCGCTGGGGGCTCCGACACGATCGACGGCGGCAGCGGCAATGACGTGCTGTACGGTGACGGTGGCACCGCGCCTCCCGTGCCGGGGACAACCAACCTGATCGTCAACGGCTCGTTCGAGGACCTGACAGGTCTCGGCCCGCATCCGTTCGGCTTTGTCGGCAACGGCTCTATCCCCGGCTGGACGACCACAGGCCCCAACTCAACGATCGAAGTTTTCAACCGCAACCCCGAAACCGGCCGTCCAGCCAGCGATGGCCAGGTGGCGGTCGATATGGAAGGCTCGCCGGGTAACATCAATCTGGGCCAGAATGTCCAGGGAATGGTGGCGGGCGAAACCTACCGTCTGACCTTCGATGTTGCGGATTCGGCCCGGCTTCCGGCCGCCTCGGATAACTCCGTCGACGTCTACTTTGGCGGGCAGTTGATCGCCTCGATCAATCCCAACACAGAGCCAAACTATCAGACGATCACCTTGGATCTGATCGCAGGCTCCGGCGACGGCACAAACCGGCTGGAATTCCGCGGTCGCGGGGTCGAAGACAACATCGGCGTATCGCTCGACAACGTGCGGCTGGTCCAATTGACCGGAACAGACCCCTCCGCTATCGCCGAGGGCAATGATTCAATCACCGGTGGCGATGGCAACGACACGATCTTCGGTCAGGGCGGCAACGACACGATCACCGGTGGATCGGGCGATTCCATCACTGGCGGTGCCGATTCCGACACGATCCTGATCGACGCGAACGCAGTCGACGCACTGGGCGGCCGGACCTCGGGCATCGTCGTCGATGGCGGCAGCACCGGGGCGGACAATGACACGCTGGATCTGCGCGGCTATGTAAGCTACCGAAATCTCGTTCAGACGCCAGATGCGGATGGCAACTCCACCTCAGGCACGGTCGAGTTGATCGACGCCTCGGGCGGGGTCCGGACCGTGACCTTCTCCGAGATCGAGAACCTCCTCCTGCCGCCGCCGGTCGACCAGCGCGACGGCGTGGTGGACGGGGCCAATTCCGGCGAGTTGATGGAATTGGGTTACATCGATCCCCAAGGCGATCGGATCACCGACAACGCCGACAGCATCCGCGGCAATCTCGGGGACGACAACATCACTGCTGCTGGCGGCAACGACACCGTGTCGGGCGGCGACGGCAATGACATCATCAACGGCCAGTTGGGCGATGACATCGTCTCCGGCGATGCGGGTTCCGACACGCTGGCTGGTGGCGCAGGCAATGACCAGCTGAACGGTGGCGCAGGCGATGACGACATCGCAGTCGGCGGCGCGGATACGGCCACGGGTGGCACGGGCGACGACGCCTTCACCCTCGACGGCACCGATCCGGCGACCGATGTCAACACCACCGTCGACGGTGGCAGCGATGGCACCAGCGGCAACCCCGATGATGCGGCCAACGGCAATGCGGGCGATACGCTTGATCTGTCGGCAGGCACGACGGGCCAGGTCGTCAACTACGGCGTCAATCCGGAAAACGGCACGGTCAACGGGCTGGATGCAGATGCAGGCACCGACCTCACCTTCTCCGAAATCGAGCGTGTTCTCACCGGTTCCGGCAACGACACGATCAATGGCGGCGGCTCCACCGGCCCCATCGACGTCAATACCGGGTCAGGCAATGACACCGTCACCGGCGGGTCCGGCAATGACACCATTGCCGCAGGTGCAGGCGATGACACCGTCGATGGCGGCGGCGGCAACGACTCCATCGGTGCAGGCAGCGGCGATGACTCCGTCGATGGCGGGTCGGGCGATGACACGCTGCAAGGCAACGAAGGCCAAGACACGATCACTGGCGGTCAGGGCAATGACAGCATCGACGGTGGCGCCGATGATGACAGCCTGACCGGTAACGAAGGCAATGACACGATCAACGGCGGCACCGGTGAAGATACACTGGATGGCGGCGACAATGACGACCGGCTGACCGGCGGTGAGAATGATGACAGCGTCATCGGTGGCGCTGGCAACGACACGCTGGCAGGCGACAGCGGCAATGACACGCTGGATGGCGGCACTGGAGATGACAGCCTCGGTGGCGGCTCGGGCAATGACAGCCTGACCGGCGGCCAGGGCGCTGATACGCTGTCCGGCGGTGACGGTTCTGACACGCTGCAAGGCGGGGAAGGCAATGACTCGCTGATCGGTGGCGACGGTGACGATGATATCGTGGCCGGCGCGGGCGATGTCGCGCAGGGCGGCGCGGGGGATGATGAATTCACCATTGACCCGACCCTGACCGGCACAGCGCCAATCACGATCATCGGTGGCGAAACCCTCGAAGAGGCGGTCATCGACCCGACCAACAACCCAAGCGGCCGCACCGGCGACGTGCTGGATCTGCGCGGGCTGACAGATGTTGTCGTGGTCTACACCAACCCCGACCCGATCACCGGAACCTCGGAAAACGGCACCGCCACCTTCCGCAATAGCACGGGCCAGTTGATCACGGTCAACTTCTCGGAAATCGAAACCGTCCTCACCAGCGCTGATGGCGTTGTTGATGGCACGGGCGGCGGCGATCTGATCACCCCGACATCGGGCCCGGGCGGCACGCCCTACACCGATCCGCAGGGCGATCAGGTTGACGGCACGGATGGGCTGAACGACAGCATCGCTGCGGCTGCGGGCAATGACACGGTCGATGCCGGGCTTGGCAATGACACGGTCGATGGCGGCACCGGCAATGACAGTCTGGCGGGCGGCACAGGCGATGACAGCCTGATCGGCAACAGCGGGGCTGACACGCTCGACGGCGGGGCCGGCAATGACGTGCTCGAAGGTGGCCTGTCCGACGACGGCCTCACCGGTGGCGCGGACAATGACACGCTCTTCGGCAACGAAGGTCGCGACACCCTCCTCGGTGGCTTGGGCGATGACAGCCTCGATGGCGGTGCCGAAGATGACAGCCTTACCGGCAACGAAGGCCGCGACACCCTTCAGGGCGGCGCCGGCAATGACACGCTGGATGGCGGCGATGATGCCGATGTTCTGAACGGCAACGAAGGCGAAGACAGCATCCTTGGCGGTGGCGGGAATGACACCATCGACGCCGGGGCCGATGATGACACGGTCACAGGCGGGGCCGGGAACGACTCCATCCTCGCCGGGGCGGGTGACGACACCGTTGATGGTGGCGCAGATGCCGATACCATCGTCGGCGGCGACGGGGCTGACAGCCTACGTGGCGCCGATGGCACGGATAGCCTGACTGGCGATGCCGGGAATGACACGCTGGATGGCGGTGCCGGAAACGACACGCTTGCCGGTGGCGAAGGGGCAGACTCCCTCACCGGTGGCGAAGGCACCGACAGCCTGTTCGGCGGCGGCAATGACGATGACATCATCGTCGGCGCGGGCGACCGGGCCGAAGGTGGCGACGGCGATGACGAATTCCTCGTCAACCCAGCGCTGACCGGCAATGGCACCATCACCGTCATCGGCGGCGAAGCAGGCGAAGACCTGACCGATCCCACCAATGGCGGCACCGGTGACGTGCTCGATCTGCGCGGCCTCACCAACGCCACGGTCAATTTCACCGGGCCCGAAAGCGGGACCGCCACCTATCAAAACAGCTCGGGCCAGACCGTCACCATCGTCTTCTCGGAAATCGAGCGGGTTCTGCTCGACAGCAATGGTGTGGTCGACGGCACCACGGCGGGCGATCTGATGACGCCCACCTCGGGGCCGGGTGGCATCCCCTATACCGACGGTCAGGGTGACCAGATCGACGGCACCGATGGCCTGAACGACACCATCGCCGCAGGCCAGGGCGATGACACGGTCGATGCTGGTCAGGGTGATGACACGGTCGATGGCGGCACCGGCAACGACAGCCTGTCTGGCAATGTCGGCAACGACAGCCTGATTGGCGATACCGGCGATGACACGCTGTCCGGCGATCTGGACAACGATACTCTGGCCGGCGGCGAAGGGGCTGACAGCCTTGCCGGTGGTGATGATGATGACAGCCTGACAGGCAACGAAGGCAACGACACCCTGCTTGGCGGCAATGGCAATGACCTGCTCGATGGCGGGGCCGAAGCCGACAGTCTGGCCGGTGGCGCAGGTGCCGACACGCTGCTTGGCGGCACCGGGGCCGATACGCTGCAAGGCGGGGCAGGGGCCGACAGCGTGACAGGCGGCGCAGGCGATGATGACATCATCGTCGGCGGGGCCGATACGGCCATCGGCAACTCGGGCGACGACGTCTTCACCGTCGACAACTCCGATCCCAACCTCGCGGGCCAGATCTTCGGCGGCAGCGATGGCACCGATGGCAACCCTGACGATGCCGCCAACGGCAATGCAGGCGATCTGCTGGACATGTCCTCCGGGACCACGGCCCAGACGGTCAACTACGAAACCAACCCGGAAAACGGCAACGTCAACGGGCTGGACGGGGATGCCGGAAGCGATATCACCTTCTCCGAAATCGAACGCGTCCTCACCGGTTCTGCGGGCGATACCGTCCTCGGCGCAGGGGCGCAGGGTCCGATCAACATCGGAACCGGTGCCGGCAATGACTCGATCACGGCCGGGGCAGGTAACGACATCATCGATGCAGGCGCCGACAATGACTCCGTCGCCGGCAACGGCGGCAACGACAGCATCATCGCCGGGTCTGGTGACGATACGGTCGATGGCGGCGCGGGCGACGACACCGTCGATGGCGGCACCGGCAATGACTCGCTCGTCGGTCTGGCTGGTCGCGATCTGCTGACGGGCGGCGATGGCAACGACACGCTGGATGGCGGGGCCGAAGCCGACACCCTTCTCGGCGGCGCAGGGGATGACTCGCTCATTGGCGGCGACGGCAATGACAGCCTCATCGGCAACGAAGGGCTCGATACCCTGGCTGGCGGCGCGGGCGATGACACGCTCGACGGCGGCGATGAAAATGACAGCCTGCAAGGCGGTCAGGGCAATGACAGCCTGATCGGCGGCGCAGGGGATGACATCGTCGAAGGCAATCTCGGCAACGACACCATTCTCGGCGGCGAAGGCGACGATACGCTCTCCGGCAACGAAGGTGATGACCGGATCGATGCTGGCGCAGGCAATGACAGTGTCCTTGGCGGCGATGGGCGTGACAGCGTCACCGGCGGGATCGGGGATGACTTCATCAAAACCCGTGCCACCAATGCCATCCCGGATGAGGCAGGGCCGTTCTCTGACACCGATCCGCTGGATGACCGCGACACGGTGATCGGCGGGGCCGGAAACGACACCATCCTCACCGGCGATGACGGCGACCTGATCGACGCTGGCGATGGCGATGACTCTGTCGATGCCGGGGTTGATGACGACACCATCCTTGGCGGCGAAGGTTCGGATACGATCCTTGGCGACGAAGGCGATGACAGCATCGATGGCGGCGTCGGCAACGACCTCCTCTATGGTGGTACCCCCGGCGTAACGCCGGCCGATCTGCCCAATGACGGCACCGATCCGCTGCCTGCCAACAACGAAGACACCGTCCGTGGCGGCGAAGGTGACGACACCATCTTCGGCTTCGATGACAATGACATCCTCGCTGGTGACGCCGGAAACGACGTCATCTCCGGCGGGCTGGATGATGACAGCATCGACGGCGGGGCCGACAATGACTCGCTCGTCGGTGACGACGGAAACGACACGCTGCAGGGCGGCTCGGGCAACGATACCCTTCAGGGTGGCGCAGGCCGTGACCGCGTGGCGGGTGGTGCCGGGACCGATCTCTTGGCCGGTGGCATCGGGGCCGACCTCTTCGTCGCCGAAGGGGCCGACACCATCACTGACTTTGATGCCACCACCGGCATCCAGGGCACCGATGGCGCCGCGACCGATGACAATGACTTCGTCGATCTGTCCAGCTTCTACAACGAAGCCAACCTCGCCCTCTACAACGCGGCCAACCCGGGCGCGACCTTCAACAACCCGCTGGATTGGCTGCGCGCCGATCAGGCCGATGGCATCCTGCAAGGGGCCGGGGGCTTGCGTATCCAGAACGGCGGTACGGCGGTGGCGGGCGATCTGCTGAACCAGGAAAACACCGGGGTTGTCTGCTTCACCCGCGGCAGCCGTATCCTGACGGCAGAAGGCGAAAAGGCGATCGAAGACCTCGCCGCAGGCGATCTGGTTCTGACCATGGATCACGGCTACCAGCCGATCCGATGGATCGGATCCAGCATCGTCGAAGGCAAGGGCCGCTTTGCCCCGATCGTGATCGAGGCAGGCACCCTTGGGAACAGCCGCACCCTGCGGGTCTCGCCGCAGCACCGCATGCTGCTGTCGGGCTGGCAGGCGGAACTGCTGTTCGACGAACCCGAGGTGCTGGTCGCAGCCAAACTTCTGGTGAACGACCATACGATCCGTGCCGAAGAGGCGGCAGAGGTGGAATACTTCCACATGCTCTTCGACGCGCATGAAATCGTCTATGCCGAAGGGGCCCCGTCGGAAAGCTTCCATCCTGGCCATGTCGGCTGGGGCGCGCTTGCCGAAGCCGCCCGCGAGGAAATCCTGTCGCTCTTCCCGCAACTGGAAGACATGGATTTCACCGCCTACGGCCCCTCGGCCCGCCGCAGCCTGACCGCCCCCGAGGCCCGCGTCGCCCGCGACACGATCCTTGGCGACGGCCTCATCCGCGCCGCCGAATAA